The following coding sequences lie in one Treponema socranskii subsp. buccale genomic window:
- a CDS encoding ISAs1 family transposase codes for MRWETLEDALAVLETEREYDGYFCSVQDAVIIVILGSLCDLQSVKKIHEWATTEHVRKFLEETFGIKRIPCYWWLLSLLAIIRPESLNKCMKQWVASVVPNLAAKLETEEEEQSKKKKKQPLTIAIDGKAIRSTGKMKKYDNPLHIISAQIGELGLTLAQRTVESKSNEIPAVPELIKELEIKGCMVVADAMNCQIETAEAIIGAEADYLLSAKGNQEALMNDIAEYVQDTKLRATMDSITQTERGHGRKETRSAYTSDDVSWQPGGRVWPELKCIGAVHTRFETNKGVTEEWHYYISSKALRAEELLHHAREEWSVESMHWLLDVHFDEDRCRVQSKNVQQNLNMLHKFALNIIRIHKRETQSKLPLNGIMFRALMNPQALLPLLGKT; via the coding sequence ATGAGGTGGGAAACATTAGAAGATGCACTTGCAGTGCTTGAGACGGAACGGGAATACGACGGGTATTTTTGCAGCGTACAAGATGCGGTTATCATCGTGATTTTGGGAAGCCTGTGCGATTTGCAAAGCGTAAAGAAAATCCACGAGTGGGCAACAACCGAACATGTCAGAAAGTTTCTGGAAGAAACCTTCGGGATCAAACGGATACCGTGCTATTGGTGGCTTTTGAGTCTGCTTGCAATCATACGGCCTGAATCACTGAATAAATGTATGAAACAATGGGTAGCTTCGGTTGTACCGAATCTTGCAGCAAAACTTGAGACGGAAGAGGAAGAACAAAGCAAGAAGAAAAAGAAGCAGCCGTTGACGATAGCCATAGACGGAAAAGCTATCCGCTCAACGGGAAAGATGAAAAAATACGACAATCCCTTGCATATCATCAGTGCACAGATAGGTGAATTGGGGCTGACACTTGCCCAAAGAACAGTCGAATCAAAGAGTAATGAGATTCCGGCTGTACCGGAATTGATAAAAGAGCTTGAAATTAAGGGCTGTATGGTGGTCGCGGACGCAATGAACTGTCAAATAGAGACTGCCGAAGCGATAATTGGGGCGGAAGCGGATTATTTGTTAAGTGCGAAGGGCAATCAGGAAGCACTTATGAACGATATCGCGGAGTATGTTCAGGATACAAAGCTGAGAGCGACGATGGACAGCATCACGCAAACGGAAAGAGGACATGGGCGGAAAGAAACACGGAGTGCATATACGAGTGATGATGTTTCATGGCAGCCGGGAGGACGAGTATGGCCGGAACTCAAATGTATTGGAGCAGTGCATACGCGATTTGAGACGAACAAAGGGGTGACGGAAGAATGGCATTATTATATTTCAAGTAAAGCGTTACGAGCGGAAGAGCTGCTCCATCATGCAAGAGAGGAATGGTCGGTGGAATCGATGCATTGGCTGTTGGATGTACATTTTGACGAGGACAGATGCAGGGTGCAGAGTAAGAACGTACAGCAGAATCTCAATATGCTGCACAAGTTTGCGCTGAACATAATCCGCATACACAAGCGGGAGACACAATCGAAGCTGCCGTTGAACGGTATTATGTTCCGTGCTCTTATGAATCCTCAAGCATTATTACCGCTTTTGGGCAAAACTTGA
- a CDS encoding cyclic nucleotide-binding domain-containing protein, which yields MKKILLVSSNKKIIDTVREGCAAFSDDFGTDIRTDADDIISYINYELPEIKILDYTSENIDCGKILSEVNTDPWLHYGGIIAVCKDRKQMRELEELKDSNILSIQTINDFSFHFIHLLRILWQNQKFLFNRGMQEDFGGEENGTFVCGNDPLDIRFYTSFLINYLYSTNRINSDDRNDLQMTLTELLTNALEHGNLHISYEEKTKWMETHGDIFSLITERAADPRYANKQITITYAIGKHKSTVSIQDEGDGFDWRKYIGKKNEGDGALHGRGISIAAELVSKIAYNEKGNQVVFEINNRIDESNTVPQVMSNFETVTYTDKQIVCRQNEPTTDLFFIVSGRYAVYSGRKLVTVMSPNDVFIGEMSFLLNDKRSATILAVGNCKLIKIPKGDFLQMIRKNPHYGLFLSRMLAQRLEKQTHRTIELNAQIAKRQEDKK from the coding sequence ATGAAAAAGATATTGCTCGTCTCATCGAATAAAAAAATTATCGATACGGTGCGGGAAGGCTGTGCCGCATTTTCAGACGATTTCGGCACGGATATCAGAACGGATGCCGACGATATCATAAGTTACATCAATTACGAACTGCCGGAAATCAAGATACTCGACTACACTTCCGAAAATATCGACTGCGGCAAAATCCTTTCAGAAGTGAACACCGATCCGTGGCTGCACTACGGCGGTATCATCGCGGTTTGTAAAGACAGAAAACAGATGCGAGAGCTCGAAGAGCTGAAAGACTCCAATATCCTTTCAATTCAAACGATAAACGACTTTTCATTCCACTTTATTCATCTGTTGCGCATCCTGTGGCAAAATCAAAAATTTCTTTTCAACCGCGGTATGCAGGAAGATTTCGGAGGCGAAGAAAACGGTACTTTCGTTTGCGGCAACGATCCTCTCGACATCAGATTCTACACGTCGTTCCTTATTAATTATTTATACAGCACGAACAGAATAAACAGCGACGACCGTAACGATCTCCAGATGACGTTGACCGAACTTTTGACAAACGCGCTCGAACACGGCAACTTGCATATCTCGTATGAAGAAAAAACAAAATGGATGGAAACGCACGGAGATATATTCAGCCTCATCACGGAACGTGCCGCCGACCCGCGATACGCCAACAAACAGATTACGATCACGTATGCGATCGGCAAGCATAAGTCGACCGTATCGATTCAGGACGAAGGCGACGGGTTCGATTGGCGGAAATACATCGGCAAAAAAAACGAAGGTGACGGAGCGTTGCACGGCAGAGGCATTAGTATCGCGGCGGAACTCGTTTCGAAAATCGCGTACAACGAAAAAGGCAATCAAGTCGTATTCGAAATCAATAACAGGATCGACGAATCGAATACGGTACCGCAAGTCATGTCGAATTTCGAAACGGTGACCTACACCGACAAACAAATCGTCTGCCGCCAAAACGAACCGACGACCGATCTTTTCTTTATCGTATCGGGACGCTATGCGGTCTATTCCGGACGGAAGCTCGTCACCGTCATGTCGCCGAACGACGTGTTTATCGGAGAGATGTCGTTTTTGCTCAACGACAAACGCTCGGCAACGATTCTCGCCGTCGGCAACTGCAAACTTATTAAAATTCCGAAAGGAGATTTTCTCCAGATGATACGGAAAAATCCGCACTACGGCTTATTCCTTTCACGAATGCTTGCACAGCGGCTTGAAAAACAAACGCACCGGACAATCGAGCTGAACGCACAGATCGCAAAACGGCAGGAAGACAAAAAATAG
- a CDS encoding NFACT RNA binding domain-containing protein produces MSLNCNEINAILAELDLEGAFIQDIIQPGYDTLALCTYKNGKALTLFICTAHASCRIHETKRKITRNDKPLRFMEFLKSRIKGSRITSCAQVGFERIIKMTLTHADESFIMYIRLWSGAANIVLCTESNIILDTMYRRPAKGEIAGGTFALPENEKAFLQKEHPVRTFGDVEDRYAKEHPDAAPLSFNEKVDMWYGEHARSLSRAALLAQAEKWYAAQKSKREASLERLKAKRESFKNAGQYKHQGDLILSFGHLLDGKSEFLECEDYDTGGRVRIKIDPKKNAQENAAAYYERYRKETRGAEQLIHDIEIEKKEIAALDKRYGDIVREQNPVKIEQLLRQNTKPEQQKKKAHPGLDYTVDGWYIIAGRDANENDELLRRHVRGEDMWLHARDFPGGYVFIKNRPGKTVPRDVLLDAANLAVYYSKGRKAGKADVYYTKVKYLRRAKNGPKGLVLPTQEKNIFVALDQGRLDRMDDIRRELMQ; encoded by the coding sequence GTGTCGCTCAACTGCAACGAAATAAACGCAATCCTTGCGGAACTCGATCTCGAAGGCGCTTTTATCCAAGACATTATCCAGCCCGGCTACGATACGCTTGCGCTCTGCACATATAAAAACGGAAAGGCGCTCACGCTCTTTATCTGCACTGCACACGCTTCGTGCCGCATACACGAGACGAAACGGAAAATCACGCGGAACGATAAGCCGCTGCGCTTTATGGAATTTTTAAAATCGCGCATAAAAGGCTCCCGGATTACATCCTGCGCACAAGTCGGTTTTGAGCGCATTATTAAAATGACGCTTACGCACGCCGACGAAAGTTTTATCATGTATATACGTTTGTGGAGCGGAGCTGCAAATATCGTATTGTGTACGGAATCGAACATAATCCTCGATACGATGTATCGCCGTCCTGCAAAGGGCGAAATCGCGGGCGGTACCTTTGCGCTTCCCGAAAACGAAAAAGCGTTTTTGCAAAAAGAGCATCCCGTCCGCACCTTCGGCGATGTCGAAGATCGCTATGCAAAAGAGCATCCCGACGCAGCACCTCTTTCGTTTAACGAAAAAGTCGATATGTGGTACGGTGAGCATGCCCGCTCTCTTTCGCGCGCGGCGCTTTTGGCGCAGGCGGAAAAATGGTATGCCGCACAAAAATCGAAAAGAGAAGCCTCTCTCGAACGGCTGAAAGCGAAACGGGAATCTTTTAAAAATGCCGGACAATACAAACATCAGGGCGATTTGATATTATCTTTCGGACACTTGCTCGACGGCAAAAGCGAATTTCTCGAATGTGAAGATTACGATACCGGCGGAAGGGTGCGGATCAAAATCGATCCGAAAAAAAACGCGCAGGAAAATGCGGCGGCATATTACGAACGGTATCGAAAAGAAACGCGGGGAGCGGAACAGCTCATTCACGATATCGAAATCGAAAAAAAGGAGATCGCAGCGCTCGACAAACGCTACGGCGACATCGTGCGCGAACAAAATCCCGTAAAGATAGAACAGCTGCTCAGACAAAACACAAAACCGGAACAGCAAAAGAAAAAAGCGCATCCGGGTCTCGATTACACGGTCGACGGCTGGTACATCATCGCAGGGCGCGACGCGAACGAAAACGACGAACTTTTACGCCGCCACGTTCGAGGCGAAGATATGTGGCTGCACGCGCGCGACTTTCCGGGAGGCTACGTTTTTATTAAAAACCGGCCGGGAAAAACCGTACCGCGCGATGTGCTGCTCGACGCGGCAAACCTTGCAGTCTACTATTCGAAAGGGCGCAAAGCGGGAAAAGCCGACGTCTATTATACGAAAGTAAAATATCTCCGACGTGCGAAAAACGGTCCGAAAGGCCTCGTGCTTCCGACACAGGAAAAAAATATTTTCGTCGCACTCGATCAGGGGCGGCTCGACCGCATGGACGATATCCGGCGGGAATTAATGCAATAA
- a CDS encoding DEAD/DEAH box helicase, with amino-acid sequence MDSEDISFEDLGLDEQTLAAVARKGFVTPSPIQVLAIPRLLDGDANVIARARTGTGKTAAFGLPLVQRLRGGSDHVKALILEPTRELAVQTCTEMQSFADGKFPRTCVVYGGASMLSQIRDLKRGVEIVVGTPGRIQDHIERGTLDIGKIDYFILDEGDEMLDMGFIEDIEAIFEKANPASRILLFSATMPAPILKIASQFMGEYEIVEEEGVVDEPLLIEQKFWVLRESEKIDALVRLIDIADDFYGLVFTQTKMDADTVARQLDERGYEVAALHGDVAQSQREKILARFRRKKTRILVATDVAARGIDITGLSHVVNYSLPFDGATYVHRIGRTGRAGAAGTAITFVRPEERKRKLSYMQNAIRKSTKGELKEEAVPTIEEVVAKKRERLFDKLKSDIGLSSRHDRVSEKSDADKLIINNSDAQTDISASNDESDMYGVPDAEGQNDVSVEAAASDANAKDDTEVQSDADMRGDTNLQKPALIKADAQFAEMAKELCKDNDAEDVLAAVMSVLYGTSLDVSRYGKIARQKGEAGRNRVSFGGAGDQVRLYVQMGRRDGYGPREIADYFSDLLHIPGRFVDRIDMAANFTLLSLPADSAKKALELSKRGGDVPHIHVDSKSGGFEKKSRSSFRGDGESFGGKKKAGRFERSAGGFNEKKFRAHGRPNVHTPTERSGSAGLYRRKSSGRAERF; translated from the coding sequence ATGGATTCAGAAGACATCTCTTTCGAAGACCTCGGTCTGGACGAACAGACCCTGGCCGCAGTAGCCCGTAAAGGCTTTGTCACTCCTTCTCCGATTCAAGTTCTCGCAATTCCGCGCCTTTTGGACGGAGACGCAAATGTCATCGCGCGCGCGCGTACGGGAACGGGAAAAACTGCCGCATTCGGTTTGCCGCTCGTGCAGCGCTTGAGAGGCGGAAGCGATCACGTCAAAGCGCTCATCCTTGAGCCGACGCGGGAACTTGCCGTTCAGACGTGCACCGAAATGCAGTCCTTCGCCGACGGAAAATTTCCGCGCACCTGCGTCGTTTACGGCGGCGCGTCGATGCTGTCTCAGATACGCGATTTGAAACGCGGCGTTGAAATCGTCGTCGGCACTCCCGGCCGCATTCAGGATCACATCGAACGCGGTACGCTCGACATCGGCAAAATCGATTATTTCATCCTCGATGAAGGCGATGAAATGCTCGATATGGGTTTTATCGAAGATATCGAAGCGATTTTCGAAAAAGCCAATCCCGCAAGCCGCATCCTGCTTTTCAGCGCGACGATGCCTGCTCCGATTCTCAAAATCGCTTCTCAGTTTATGGGCGAATACGAAATCGTCGAAGAAGAAGGCGTCGTCGACGAGCCGCTGCTCATCGAACAGAAATTTTGGGTGCTCCGCGAAAGCGAAAAGATAGACGCCCTCGTGCGCCTCATCGATATTGCCGACGATTTTTACGGTCTCGTCTTTACGCAGACGAAGATGGACGCCGACACCGTCGCGCGCCAGCTCGACGAACGCGGCTATGAAGTCGCAGCTCTTCACGGAGATGTTGCGCAGAGCCAGCGCGAAAAAATCCTCGCGAGATTCCGCCGAAAAAAAACGCGCATCCTCGTTGCGACCGACGTCGCCGCCCGCGGCATCGATATCACAGGTCTCAGCCACGTCGTCAATTATTCCCTTCCGTTCGACGGTGCGACGTACGTGCATCGTATCGGACGCACGGGCAGGGCGGGAGCTGCGGGAACGGCGATCACCTTTGTTCGTCCCGAAGAGCGGAAGCGCAAACTCAGCTATATGCAAAATGCGATCCGAAAAAGCACGAAGGGAGAGCTTAAAGAAGAAGCCGTTCCGACGATCGAAGAAGTCGTCGCAAAAAAACGGGAGCGGCTTTTCGACAAACTTAAAAGCGATATCGGCTTGTCTTCGCGGCACGATCGCGTTTCGGAAAAAAGCGATGCCGATAAATTAATAATTAATAATTCCGATGCACAGACGGATATCTCCGCTTCGAATGACGAAAGCGATATGTACGGTGTGCCCGATGCGGAGGGGCAAAACGATGTGTCCGTTGAGGCTGCGGCATCCGACGCGAACGCAAAGGACGATACGGAAGTACAGAGCGATGCGGATATGCGGGGTGATACGAATCTTCAAAAGCCCGCGCTCATCAAAGCCGATGCTCAGTTTGCGGAAATGGCGAAAGAGCTGTGCAAAGACAACGATGCCGAAGACGTGCTCGCGGCTGTTATGTCCGTACTCTACGGCACATCGCTCGATGTTTCCCGTTACGGAAAGATTGCACGTCAAAAAGGCGAAGCGGGTCGAAACCGCGTTTCGTTCGGAGGGGCGGGCGATCAAGTGCGCCTCTACGTACAGATGGGACGGCGCGACGGATACGGGCCTCGCGAAATTGCGGATTATTTCAGCGATCTCCTTCATATTCCGGGGCGCTTTGTCGACCGCATCGATATGGCCGCGAATTTTACGCTTTTGAGTCTTCCCGCCGATTCGGCAAAAAAAGCGCTCGAACTGTCCAAAAGAGGCGGCGATGTTCCGCACATCCACGTCGATTCGAAGTCCGGCGGCTTTGAAAAAAAATCACGTTCATCGTTTCGAGGCGACGGCGAATCCTTCGGCGGAAAAAAGAAAGCGGGACGTTTTGAAAGGAGTGCGGGCGGCTTCAACGAAAAAAAATTCAGAGCGCACGGTAGGCCGAACGTACATACGCCGACGGAGCGGAGCGGAAGCGCGGGCCTGTATCGGCGTAAATCCTCCGGAAGAGCCGAACGCTTTTAG
- a CDS encoding CarD family transcriptional regulator translates to MAKTTNPKKSATSEAKAKTSAKAKKAPEKSAKAASKTGAKKSGKSAAKPAAKSSAKTGTKTAVKKSATSETKAKASTKAKEPAKAASSKVAAKSASKLLTTKKAVSKSTSPKTGAKTGAKAAHPKSAAGKASSKKSKSSRFRVNQKIVYPSQGVGKIIAINDQLFNGEMVPYYNIYIEASDMTVMARVEYAEELGIRAIVSASEAEKALNLLSDDFEPITSDWKLRYQMNLDLLKKGSINDIATIVRCLYNRSKVKELPILERKLYDSARKLLEDEISFATGKSLKEVETLIHIKLEPPGSAPKVKHVINIDDDEDDNLMDDMNTGSNESDDGDSSGDDDSSYDDDSF, encoded by the coding sequence ATGGCAAAAACTACGAATCCGAAAAAATCGGCAACATCCGAAGCAAAAGCAAAGACATCGGCAAAAGCGAAAAAAGCTCCCGAAAAGTCTGCAAAAGCCGCATCCAAAACCGGTGCAAAAAAAAGCGGAAAATCCGCTGCAAAGCCGGCGGCGAAAAGCTCGGCAAAAACGGGCACGAAAACTGCGGTAAAAAAATCGGCAACATCCGAAACAAAAGCAAAGGCATCGACAAAAGCGAAAGAACCCGCGAAGGCGGCATCTTCAAAAGTAGCGGCAAAATCCGCATCGAAACTTTTAACGACGAAGAAAGCCGTCTCAAAAAGCACATCTCCGAAGACGGGAGCAAAAACAGGCGCAAAGGCGGCTCATCCGAAATCCGCTGCAGGAAAAGCGTCTTCAAAAAAATCGAAATCTTCGAGATTCCGCGTAAATCAAAAGATCGTCTACCCCAGTCAGGGCGTCGGAAAAATCATCGCCATCAATGACCAGCTTTTTAACGGCGAAATGGTGCCGTATTACAATATCTATATCGAAGCGTCGGATATGACCGTCATGGCACGTGTTGAATATGCCGAAGAACTCGGTATCCGCGCCATCGTTTCCGCTTCCGAAGCGGAAAAAGCGCTCAACCTGCTTTCCGACGATTTCGAACCGATCACGTCGGATTGGAAGCTCCGCTACCAGATGAACCTCGACCTGCTCAAAAAAGGAAGCATCAACGACATCGCAACGATCGTGCGCTGCCTGTACAACCGCAGCAAAGTAAAAGAACTTCCGATCCTCGAACGAAAGCTCTACGATTCCGCACGCAAACTGCTCGAAGATGAAATTTCGTTTGCGACGGGGAAATCGCTCAAAGAAGTCGAAACGCTTATCCATATCAAACTTGAGCCGCCGGGATCCGCACCCAAAGTCAAGCACGTCATCAACATCGACGATGACGAAGACGACAACCTCATGGACGATATGAACACCGGCTCGAACGAATCGGACGACGGAGATTCTTCAGGCGATGACGATTCGTCCTACGACGACGATTCCTTTTAA
- the ispF gene encoding 2-C-methyl-D-erythritol 2,4-cyclodiphosphate synthase, whose translation MDKKHKIPAAVIIVAAGASSRMGKGVRKQYRPLGCGTVLSESVKPFLKALDCASLVIAIPSDEDGALARDALYADTEIETLLQKTKPVFVRGGTTRQSSVKIALEKTGEKITGGIVLIHDAARPFVTEQIIVRTAQAAIEHGGAVPAVLPTDTQKIINAEGFIVEHLKRERMAAVQTPQAFGFIRLLASHRKAENDGEAYTDDTEIWGKYEGDVMTVQGSPENKKITYTEDIRMTAFRTGLGYDMHRLIPGRKLMIGGVVIPFDKGEDAHSDGDVLLHAVTDALLGAAALGDIGSFFPPEDAAWKDADSVFLLKSVWKKIQKHGWHLINMDCVIKLERPKFLPYRRQVIDSIAQALGVESSSIFVKAKTGEALGDVGKGETVEAWCTCFLGKN comes from the coding sequence ATGGATAAAAAGCATAAAATCCCCGCCGCCGTCATCATCGTCGCGGCGGGCGCTTCTTCACGCATGGGTAAAGGAGTGCGGAAACAGTACCGGCCGCTCGGATGCGGCACCGTTCTTTCCGAATCGGTTAAGCCGTTTTTAAAAGCGCTCGACTGCGCTTCTCTCGTTATCGCAATCCCCTCCGATGAAGACGGCGCTCTTGCACGCGATGCGCTTTATGCGGATACGGAAATCGAAACGCTTTTGCAAAAAACAAAACCCGTCTTCGTCCGCGGAGGGACGACGCGGCAAAGCTCGGTAAAAATCGCGCTTGAAAAAACCGGAGAAAAAATTACGGGCGGTATCGTTTTGATTCATGACGCCGCCCGTCCCTTCGTCACCGAACAAATCATCGTCCGTACCGCACAAGCGGCAATCGAACACGGAGGAGCCGTCCCTGCCGTTTTGCCGACGGACACGCAAAAAATTATCAACGCCGAAGGTTTTATCGTCGAACATCTCAAGCGGGAACGTATGGCTGCGGTTCAAACACCGCAAGCTTTCGGTTTTATTCGACTGCTCGCTTCTCACCGCAAAGCGGAAAACGACGGAGAAGCATATACGGATGACACGGAAATTTGGGGAAAATACGAAGGAGACGTTATGACGGTGCAGGGCTCGCCGGAAAATAAAAAGATCACCTATACGGAGGATATACGGATGACGGCCTTTCGAACCGGCTTGGGCTACGATATGCACCGCCTTATTCCGGGAAGAAAATTGATGATCGGAGGAGTCGTCATCCCGTTCGATAAAGGCGAAGATGCGCACTCCGACGGCGACGTCCTCCTCCACGCCGTAACCGATGCGCTTCTCGGAGCGGCCGCGCTCGGCGATATCGGAAGTTTTTTTCCGCCTGAAGATGCCGCATGGAAAGACGCCGATTCCGTTTTTTTATTAAAATCCGTTTGGAAAAAAATACAAAAGCACGGCTGGCACCTTATCAATATGGACTGCGTGATAAAACTCGAACGTCCGAAATTTCTTCCGTATCGCCGGCAGGTAATCGATTCGATTGCACAGGCTCTCGGAGTCGAAAGCTCTTCTATTTTCGTAAAAGCGAAAACGGGTGAAGCGCTCGGAGATGTCGGCAAAGGAGAGACCGTAGAAGCGTGGTGCACTTGTTTTCTCGGTAAAAACTGA